Below is a genomic region from Osmia bicornis bicornis chromosome 3, iOsmBic2.1, whole genome shotgun sequence.
GCCGCCGCGCACCAACCTGCCACCCTCGCGATTATAACAACGTGCATCTGGGgctttttatttcctttcagGTTCTCCTAGCGTTCGTCTGCCTGATTGTCGGATTCGCGTTCAGCTTCGCCGTTTTGTTCCACGGGAACGACCAGTTTCGCAATTCCTGGAGGGCCGTCGTGAAGACCGTGGTAATGATGATGGGTGAGTACGAGTACGGGGCTCTCTTCTCGGACGAGAAGAATGGGAGTTCCTTCCTACCAGCCACGAGCAGGGTCGTGTTCCTTGCTTTCGTCATGCTCGCTAGTATCGTCCTGATGAACCTGATGATCGGCCTCGCGGTCAATGACATCCAAGGCCTCGAGAAGATGGTACGAAATTCTTGCCTCGTATATCTTCCATATCCATCGCGAAATCACACTCGCACCTCTACTCTTTACAATTAACACGTTTCCTGAAGATTTATAACCTGAAGATATTTCCCGGCTAAatgaaataagtaaaaataatcttAACGCAATACCTAACGATAAGattatttataagaaaaagtAAGTGAACGAGTCACGCGACGATCTGCATTCAGGGTCACATTCGTCAATTGCTGAAGCAGGCCGAATTCGTGGGTCATTTAGAAAGGCTGACATCACACCGAATCTTTCGCAGCAATTGGCTACATCCTCGGTTAAGTTCGCTGCTCAACTCGAGGCGCAGTATTCCCACAAAAATTACGTTCGGTTATCACGAACGTTATTTTCGTGAATCATCCACGGGCGTCCCGGCGAGGCTGAGGGAAACCTTGTTTCTGTTGGCTTCAAGGAACTCGCGCGACTGCAAAAGGTGAGCAAATTAATCGCGCCGACAACGGGGAAGTTTGGTCGCGAGGCGGTCAACCGCGATCACTTTGCTccttaattaataattccaCCGTAATGGTTGAAAACTTTCAGCAACTTAAAGAAAGCGTCTCTTTTCAGCACGGTAACGAGTGACAAGCTCAAAAACAACGACGACAACAACAATACGGAATTAACGGCGTTGTTGGAGGAAGTGTTGCTGCAATTAAGGACATCTTGTTATTCTAGCGCAACGGgaaggaaattttcaaaaccCTTCAATACTAAATAAACCAAGAAAAAATACTTACAAACTTATAAAGTActtttagaattttctttaaagtaTTGTTTCATTCGAGACTGGAATTTTATTGTAGAACGATGTGGCACATGATTTAGTCCTTGTAATGATGATTTTATACtattaaaaaagtattttatttaaatataattatctgCCCCCAACGTCGATATCACAGATACTTGTCCTTACCGACCATAGCCAGCAAAGGTTCTCTCAACCACCACTCTCGACATAGATGTCTCTGCAAGACAGTCTACGGTTTTCAAAGCCATAACGTACTTCCATCGTGTCGCAAGAAGATTGTCAAAAGCGGTAagtaattgaattaattagtAAAAATACCTTTTAATACATGTTATTAATCATCGTTACGTGTAATTTTGCTTGTTGGTTTAAAATCTTTTATCAGACATTTAATATTTGCTGTagttttcttaaattttacatGTCAGTAAAATTCGTCCGAGAGATTCTCAAGTAACTACGGTCATAAAGTGAAcaataaaatatgaattaataaaagttataaattaatgcaattataaattaatacttATAATAATTTTGGTAATACAGTTACAAATTAATATCGATACAATTTGCTTTTGCTTCAttgatttatataaaaattgattcgAGCAGATTCAGTCATTTTGAGGTTTGAGGTTATTAACACCGGCATGTTATTTGCCGGTGATATATAATCAATATAATCACGAATGATCACGTGTATTATTAGCGAGACTTTACTGTTTACGTTACAGACGTCATTCGtatgaaatttgttaataaatattttaatgtgTAAGGTGAACATCTTCGGTTTGGAAATTCACACGCACGTGGGCAGTTTTCTTCGTTGATGGACATGGCAACGGGACAGAAGTCAGTTTGGTTACCACCTAATAAGGGTACCTGAGTTTTTGTCcagattttaattgaatacaAAAATCGGACAGGACAGTGGCGGGCGTATATATTACCATAAATTATCGTTCACCCGCGGCTATAAAGAAATCACGCGCGCACCTGTCTTAACGGTTGTAACAGGCTTGAACGTAGTGTGTTTTGTGACTTGAGTTCACCttcattttcataaaaaatggTATCAGACGCAGCATCGTTTCGTTAAATTCAATACGTATACTGGAAGAAGCAAAAAGGTGTCACCGAGCTGGATAAAAAGGTTACTTCAGCAGGATACATAATTTATAGGGTCGACTTTGAAACGACCAACGGGATCGgaaaaaaatttgcaaacaAGTTTCCTCGATTCAGAAGATTTCCAGATATTCAGGTAAAACGAAAATTTGCACCTTCCATAAACTCGTTCACCAACGGTGCTGTTGGAAACTTACCAATACTTGTGTGTTCAATTATGATAAACAAGGGTTTTCAAGGCTAGAAGTTCTACGTATTAATTAGTCTCTAAGAAGCCTTCAGATAATTCCGAGACTGGCACATGGAGCTACTAGAAAAGGTGGTGGTGATGTGGTGGCAATTGCGGTGGCGGTGGCGGTTGCGGTTACAGCATCAGCATCAGCAGAAGCATTGGTAAGAGGAGATGGTTAGAATAGTAGCAATGATGGTGATTATAGAAGCAATGACAGTAGCGGCGATTGCAGCTATGACAATGGCAGTGGCAGTGACCTCGGTAATAGCAGTAGTCAACAGCGGTGGTAGCGATGGTACGAGCAAGATCAGCAAGAGCAGCAGCGACGGTGGTAGTAGTGGCATCAGCAATAGCAGCggtggcggtggcggtggcggTGACATCAGCAACAGCGGCGGCGGTGGCGTGGCGGTGGCGACGGTGGTGGCGACGAAGACAGTGCTAGGAGTTCGGGCAAGTTCGCAAAGCTTCGGGTGGGGTCGGTTCGCCGCCTTGC
It encodes:
- the LOC114878510 gene encoding keratin, type 1 cytoskeletal 11-like, which encodes MTMAVAVTSVIAVVNSGGSDGTSKISKSSSDGGSSGISNSSGGGGGGGDISNSGGGGVAVATVVATKTVLGVRASSQSFGWGRFAALPAMTGRPRPRGG